The genomic window CGGCCATCGACGGCTGCACGCATACGCGATCCCACCCGAGGGATTCAGCGTTGACTCAGACCTCCGGACCTGCTAGGCTCAAAGCGGCGATGACGGGGCGGTCGCAGTCGACGTCCCGCGCCGGCGTACGCGAGGAGTGCGGATGAGTATGATAGGGGCAGGACGGGTTCGACAACGGCTCATTGTCTTGTTGGGGCTGGTCGTATTCGGACAAGGGTGCGCGACCGTGCAGAGGGGCGGCGAATCGGTGATGAGGGGTACGGCGCCTGCGGCTGCCGTCGCTTCTGTGGCCATAACAGCCAAGCAGGAAGAGGGCAAGGCTGAGGCCTACTACCGATTTATGAGGAGCCTGCTGGCAGAACAGGCAGGAGATTATCAGGCAGCGATCACGTGGCAAAAGGCGGCGCTAGAGGTCGATCCTCGATCTGTTGCCATGCACAACGTTCTGGCCTCTCTGTATATGAAACGGGGCGATGTTCGGGGCGCAATCAGCACCGCAGAGGATGTGCTTGCCCTTGATGCGAAGAACCTTCACGCCCACCTGCTCCTGGCCGCGGTCTATCAGAGCCTCCATAATCTGCCGGTCGCCGAACGGTATCTTCGCGAGGCGGTCGATCTGGATCCCAGCCGAATCGAGATCTACCTGCAGCTTGCGGTTCTCTATCGGGAGGCCAAAAGACTGAATGAGGCGATTGCTGTGTACCGGAGAGCCCTGGACGTTGATCCCGGGTCACTGGTGCTTCGCTACAACCTGGGTCGTCTCTACCTGGAAGAAGGACAGCCGGAGCAGGCAGGCCTGATCTTTCGGGAGATCCTGGAGCGCGACTCCGAGTTCAACCCCGCGTTGATGGCGCTTGGGATGAGCCTTGAGGCCCAGGGGCGATTCGACGAGGCCAGGGAGACATATCGGCGTGCGCTTGACGACGATCCCAGAAATGGCGAGCTTCGGGAGCGTGTCGCTCATCTGCTGTTGAGGCAAAAGGACCTGGAGGGCGCTCTCGTTGAATATCAACGGCTGCTCGATCAGGAGCCGAACAACAGCTCATTCAAACTTCGGATCGCATTCATTTACTACGAAAAGAGAGTGTATGACAAGGCCGTTGGGGTCTTTCAGGACATCCTTCGACAGGAACCGGGCAACCATGAGGTCCGCTACTACCTGGGGCTGACCCTTGAGGATGACAAGCGCCCGGACGAGGCTCTCGACGCGCTGGCACAGATTCCCAAAGAGAGTCCACGTTATCCGGATGCGCTGTTCCACCGCGGGTATATTCTGAGCCAGAAGGAACGGTATGCCGAGGCTAGCGATCTGCTCTCAATGGCAGGCGCCCTCAAGCCGAACGAGGGCACCATTCCGTACCTGCTGGGTCTGATCTACTTTCAGCAAAAAAGCTATGGACAGGCCATCGCGCAACTTGAGCGCGCGCTCGGTCTGGAACCGAGCAATGCCGCCTACCTGTATCAACTCGGTTCGGCCTTTGAGCGCAGTCGTCAGATTGACAAGGCTGAAACGGTCTTTCGTAAGTTATTGGTTGTCGATCCGAAGAATGCCGACGCGTACAACTACCTGGGGTACATGTTCGCCGATGAGGGGATCAGGCTCGATGAGTCGGTGGCCCTGGTCAAGAAGGCGTTAGAGCTTCAGCCCGATAACGGGGCGTTTGTCGACAGCCTGGGTTGGGCCTATTTTAAGAAGGGGATGATCGACGAAGCCCTGGCGGAACTGAAGCGCGCCGTGGAACTCACCACGAAGGAGGATCCCACCATCTTTGAACACCTTGGGGACGTCTACTTTAGAAAGCAGATGGTTCCCGAGGCGATCAGGGAGTGGGAACGTTCGCTTGCCATCGATAGTGCGAACGAGGCCGTACAGCGCAAGCTCGGTAAGGCCAGGGAGGTGCTCTCTCGGGAGGAGAGGTGACTGGTCGCCTCGCCGTATGCGTCTCGGCGCTTATTACAGCAGTCGCGCTGAGCGGGTGCGCTGTCTATACGGTTGATCTCGTTCCGGAGGAACGGAACCAGCCGCGTCCTTCGAGACCGGTTGCGCAGGAGATTCTCCGGTCCTTACAGGAGCGAGAGGCTGCGATCACGGGTCTGCAAGCCGTACTTGACTTCACCGTGCGGCGCGCGGGCACGCAGGAGCACGGGCAGGAGGCGGTTGTTGTCCGGCGACCCGACCTGATTCGACTGGAGAGCATCGGTTGGGGCGGACTGACGTCGTTCGTGATCGTGAGTGACGGACGCCGACTGATCGCGCATGCGCTGCTGCAGAATCTATTCGTCGAGGGGCGTCCGACCCCTGAGAACGTTGCGAAGGTTACGGGACTTCGCGTGGCGCCGGCCCATCTGGTCCGGTTGCTGCTCGGCCTGCCGCCCATCGCGATCCAGGTCGATACGACAGAACTGTATGGCCCGGATGATGGTCGCGCATATCTGCTGCGAGGGCAGGATGCGCCCTTTACGCAGCGCCTCTGGGTATCCGATGACGACCTGAGCCTCCTGAGAGGGGAGTTGTACGACCGAACATCGCTCCGCCTGAGGTTTCGGTACGTGCCCGCGGTCCACGGTTTACCCACGCTCCTGCTGGAGGAGCCCGTGAAGCAGGTAGCAGTGGAGCTGTCGTATCGGTCCTATACGCTGAATCCCGAGTTATCCGATGAGTTGTTCCGAATTCCGCCGGCCCAGGGAGCGCAGGTCGTGAACCTGGACGCAGGTGTAGCCCCAATGCTCAGGTTTCTTGAGAGATGAAACAGGTCACGCTGACGTCTCCTTCCAAGATCAATCTGTTTCTAGAGGTCCTCGGACGGCGAGACGATGGGTACCACGAAATCTGTTCAATCGTCGCGCTGACCGAACTGTGCGATACCATTATCCTGGAACGCCGAACGAGCGGGATTACCATCCGGGTCAGAGATCCCAAGGTCCCATCAGGGCCCGACAATCTGTGCCATCGGGCGGCCGATCTGTTGCTGCGACACAGTGGGATTCACGGTGGGGTAAGCATTCGGATCGAGAAGCATATCCCTGTAGCCGGTGGGATGGGCGGGGGGTCGAGCAACGCCGCGGCGACATTATGGGGGTTGAACCTGTTGTACGACCTGGGGTGGCCTCGCGAGGAGCTGACTAGCCTCGGGTCTGAGTTGGGTTCCGATGTGCCCCTGTTCTTTTGCCGGGGAGCCGCCTTTATACGAGGGCGAGGGGAGCGGGTAGAGGAGTTGGCTGCGCTGACGCCGCGATGGCTTGTGATTGCCAATCCCGGGATGGAAATCTCCACGGCGTCGGTCTACCGTCGGTTGAGATTGCCGTTGACATCTGAAAAAGCCGGGTTTACAATGCGGGGTTTAGTCGAGTCGGGTCAGGTAGAGGCGGCGCTGTCGCACTGCTTTAACCGACTGGAGGACGTTGTACTTGAGGCCTATCCCCCGGTCGCCAACCTCAAACAGCGGCTGTTGCTATTGGGGGCGAGCCCGGTCTTGGTCAGCGGGAGCGGGCCGACGGTCTTCGGCGTCATGCGAGAGGCTAAGGCGGCCAAGCGGGTTGCGTCAAGTTTAGTCGAGAGCGGAATTGCTGCGGTTGCCTGCCGCACCCTGGAGAAGAATCCTTTGTTGACGACGGAACGGTAGGGGCGCGATTTATCGCGCCCATGTGGGCGCAACAACAGGGCGTCATAAATGGCGCCCCTACTTGGGGGGTCGGATAAGGGTAATCCGGCAGACTTTGGATCTGCACATCGAGGTTCGAGTCCTCGCCCCCCAGCCAGAGCGGGCGGCGGCAGGCTGCCGTCGTATGTAAACGCGCAGGAGGAACGACGCGGTATGTGGAGAGTATCTGATGGCTGATCGATTAATCCTTTTCTCCGGTAACGCCAATCCGGCGTTGTCGCAGGAGATTGCGGACTACCTCGATACCCCGCTGGGCGACGCCGAGGTTACGCGCTTTGCTGACGACGAGATCCTGGTGCAGATTTTCGAAAATGTCAGAGGGGCCGACGTCTTTGTGATCCAGCCTACGTGCCGACCTGTCAACGAAAACCTGATGGAACTGTTGGTGATCATCGATGCGTTAAAGCGGGCGTCGGCGTGGCGGATCACAGCCGTCATGCCGTACTACGGCTACGGGCGGCAGGATCGCAAGGTTCAGCCTCGCGTCCCGATCACCGCGAAGCTGGTGGCCGACCTGTTGACGGCGGCTGGGGTGCATCGGGTGTTGACGATGGATCTTCATGCCGGACAGATTCAGGGTTTCTTCACGACCCCCGTCGATCATCTGTATGCGGCCCCGGTCTTATTGCGGTTTTTCGAGGAACGAAGGTTGCGGGATGCGGTAGTCGTCTCCCCGGACGCGGGCGGCGTGGAACGAGCCCGCGCATTTGCGAAGCGTCTGGGGAGCCCGCTGGCGTTTATCGACAAGCGGCGGACAGGTCCCAATGAGGCGAAGGTCATGAATATTGTCGGAGACGTCGACGGACGGGACGTGATCATCGTGGACGACATGATCGACACGGCAGGAACCCTCACGCAGGCGGTCCCGGCGCTCCTCGAAAAAGGCGCGAAGCGAATCTTTGCGGGTTGTACACATCCGGTTCTTTCCGGCCCGGCGGTGGAGCGGATCGATGGATCGGTGCTCGAAGAGGTGGTCGTGACGAATACCATCCCCCTTCCCAAGGGCAGCACGTATAAAAAGCTGACGGTCCTCTCGGTGGCGCCTCTTTTAGGAGAGGCAATCCGCCGCATCCACAAAGAGGAATCGGTCAGCAGTCTGTTTGTCTGACGGGGGGCATAGATCGAGGGCGCAGGGACGAGCAATAATCTCGCCTGCGCCTTGCGGGAAGGAGAGTGCGATGGAACAAGCAGTGTTGAAAGGGCAGGTCCGTACGCAGTTCGGTACGGGGGCCGCGAAAAGGCTTCGGCGACAGCGGCTGATTCCGGCTATTGTGTATGGAGGCGAATCCGGGCCCACGGCGGTCACCATCAATCCCCTTGAGATGATGAAGCTGCTGGGGGGCGGAGGTGGCGAGAATGTCCTGATCACCCTCGCTTTGGATGGGGATGGTGAGCGATCGAGGACGGTCATTGTCAAGGGTTTGCAGCGGGACCCCGTACGAGGCGGGCCACTGCACGCCGATTTCCTCGAGGTCTCCATGCAGCGCAAGATCAAGGTCCAGATTCCGCTCAGGCTGACTGGGGAGGCTGTCGGGGTAAAACTCAAAGGAGGCCTGTTGGAGCAGCATCTACGCGAGGTCACTGTCGAGTGCCTGCCTGGAGCGATCCTCAGTCACATCGAGGTAGATATCAGTCAGCTTGATCTGGGCCACTCCATTCATGTCCGCGAGCTGACCATCGCGGGAGACATCAGGGTGCTTGACGACCCGGCAAGGCCTGTGGTGACGGTACTGATTCAACGGGTAGTGGCGGAAGGGGCTGCGGCTGCAACGGAGGAGAAAACGGCTGAGCCGGAGGTGGTCGGCAAGAAGGAAGCGAAAGAGGTCAAAGAAGGCAAGTAGAAGGCCGGTACGATCGCCTGACGAGGTGCTGTATTGTGGATCGTGGTGGGCTTGGGCAATCCCGGTCAGGAGTATGAACGTAGTCGCCACAATGTCGGCTTTTGGGTTGTGGACACGTTGGCTGATCGGCTCGGCGTGGCGGTTACACGTTGTCGATACCGTTCGCTGTTTGCGAGAGGTCTCCTCCACGGGAGTCAGGTGTTGTTGGCGAAGCCCTTGACCTTCATGAACGAGAGCGGCTTCAGTGTTTCCAGGTGGCAACAGGCCTTACGGCTTGAGCCTGGTCGGATTATCGTGGTCCATGATGATCTGGATCTACCGCTGTCTCAGTTGCGGGTCAAGGCTGGCGGCGGCGATGGTGGGCACAGGGGTGTTCGCTCCGTCGTCGAGGCGATCGGCAGCTCTGACTTTCTGCGAGTCAGGGTAGGAGTCGGACGGCCTCGGGAAGGTCGGGATGCGGCGACCCATGTGCTCGAGTCATTCGATGAGCGTGAAGGCGAGATGATGCGAGGAGCGGTACAACGGGCGACCGACGCTGTGGAGACGCTGGTACAGGACGGTCTCGATGCAGCGATGAACCGGTATAACGTTCGAGGTGTTCGTCAGGCTTGTATGGCGTAATCTGGAGGAGGTGAAGAGAGTGACCCGGTATGAGGTGATTATGATCCTGGACCCGGCCCTTACGGAGGACGGTGTTGAGGCAGGGATCGGCGGAGTTCGCGAGATCGTCGTCAAGAAAGGTGGACAGGTGCTGGAGGTCCAGAAGTGGGGAAAAAAGCGACTCGCCTATGAGGTAAAAAAACGGCGGGAAGGCCAGTACGTCCTGATGAAGGTGGAGGGTATGGGCGGAGTTGTGGCCGATCTCGATCGACATTTTCGGATCACTGAGGCTGTTCTTAAAGGAACGGTCGTCAGGGCTGAGGAACCTCGGAGAGGACGCTTTAAGGCAAAGTCGCACGCCACGCTTGAGGGTAGTACCGTGACAACTACCCAGGAGGTGGGGGATGGTGAGTTTCAATAAAGTCATTTTACTGGGGAATCTGACGCGGGATCCTGAGTTGCGGCATACGCCCGGCGGTATGACCGTGTGCAACTTCGATCTTGCGGTCAATCGCTCGTTTACGACGAAAGGCGGTGAGCGGCGAGAGGAGGTCTGCTTCATCACGGTAGTTGTGTGGGACAAGCAGGCACAGACCTGCGCCGAGTTTCTGAGTAAGGGGCGTCAGGCGCTCGTTGAGGGTCGGCTCCAGCAACGATCGTGGGACACGCCGGATGGGCAGAAACGAAGTAAATATGAGGTGGTAGCAGAGCGGGTACAATTTGTCGGTGGACGAAAGGATACAGCGCTCTCCGAAGAGGAGCCGCCTCGATCCGGCGAGGAAGAGGAGGTACCATTCTGAAGCGCGATCACGTTGAGGGAGGTGACGACGAATGCTGAAAAAGCGACGGAGCTTTCGACGGCAAAAGGTGTGCAAGTGGTGTGTCGATAAAATCGAGTTCGTCGATTTTAAGGACGCCAAACGGCTGAGGAACTTCATTACGGACCGAGGGAAGATTATTCCCCGGAGAATTTCTGGTAACTGCGCGGGTCATCAGCGCGAGTTGGGCGGGGCCATCAAGAGGGCCCGCAGTATCGCATTACTCCCCTTCGCCGCCGATCTGCTTTAAGCTGGAGGGACCGGCAGATTATTGTGGCGGTGTTGACGAGTGACGTCCGATGAAAGAGGGATCAGCCGGGACAGCCGTACAAGCCGTTACCCTTTGTCTTGCGTCTCTTGTGCTTGCGCTGGCCGGCGGGGTGATCCCGATTGTCGGGAGTTTCTTTACCCTGCTGACCCCCCTGCCGCTTATCCTCCTGTCCTTGAGAGCCGGCCGAGTCGGTGCGCTTCTCGGAATGCTGGTTGTAGGAATCTGTGTCGCCGGCCTCCTGGGTCCGGGATACGCCTGGTTCTTCTATATTCAATTCGGCCTTCCCGCAATGGTGCTGGCGGAGACGATCCGCCGCCAGTGGACTCCAGAGGTATCGGTAGCCGCAGGAAGCGTCACTGTCCTGATGGGCGGTCTGATCGGCCTTGTTCTCGCGGCATGGGGCGCCGGCGGGTCGTTAGTGGATTTTCTTCAGCATCGTCTCGATATTGCCGTTCGAGACGCGATGGACCTATACGGCAAGATGGGGGTCGCGTCTGACGAGGTTGGGCCGCTATTTGCGTCGGTTGATGAGGTCCGAACGTTTCTGCTCACAACCTCACCCGGCCTCTTCATGGCGGCGGCCCTGCTCAGCACGTCGGCCAACTTTTTCCTGGCGCGGAGGGGTGTGGCCCAAGTCGCTGTTGCAGGGGGTCCGGCTCCCGGATTTACGTGGAGAGTCGCGGATTGGCTGGTATGGGTGTTTATTGGGTCGGCGGCCTTGTTGCTGAGCGGACTGCCGATTGCGAAAGAGATTGGGTTCAACGGGCTGCTTGTTATGATCACGGTCTATTTTCTACAGGGCTTGGCGATTACCACGTTCTGGATCCGCCGGCTAAGGTTATCACCGTTTGTCGGGCTCTTGGGCGTTGCGCTGCTGCTGCTTCAGCCACTGCTGTTGCTGCTCGTGGCGCTCGTCGGGCTGTTCGACATCTGGGTCGTATTTCGCCGGCATTCGCTTCCGACCGCCCCTGACGTGTAACGCGCGGCAGGTCGCGTAGGACGGAGGAGGTTACGTACTGATGAAGATCGTTCTCTTGGAGCGGGTGGAAAAAGTCGGCTCCGCTGGTGACCAGGTTGAGGTAGCGGACGGCTACGCTCGGAATTTCCTGATCCCGACGCGTAAGGCCGTCGCTGCAACCTCTGCCAACATGAAGTCGCTGAATCACCTGGTTCGACAGAATGCGGAGCGCGAGGAGAAGCTTCGTCGGGCGGCGGAGATGACGGCCGGCCGGATCGCGGAACTGCACTGCGTCATCGCGCGTCGAGCCGGCGAGCAGGATCGACTCTTCGGCGCCGTGACCAACCAGGATATCTGCGCCGCCCTGGCTGCCCAGGGATTGGAGATGGATCGCAGAAAGATCGTGCTGCAAGAACCGATCAAGGCGCTGGGCAGTTATACCATTCCCATCCGCCTGCATCCCGAGGTCGTTGGGGAACTTCGGCTTACTGTCGAGCGCGAAGAGGGCTGAGCCGGTGGGGCAACGTAGCATGCGGGAGTCGACCCTGGATCGGCGTGAGACGGCCGGAGAGCGGATTCCGCCGCAGAACCTGGAGGCCGAGATGTCGGTCCTTGGGGCGGTCCTGCAGAGCAGCGAGGCCTTCATGAAGTGTCTTGAGGTGCTGCGGCCCGACCAGTTCTATCGGGACGCGCATCGCAAGATCTTCGCCGCAGCGACCGTCCTGTTCGGCCGCGGTGAGCCGGTCGATCTCATTACAATCACCAATGAGCTGCGTCGTCGAGGCGAACTCGACGAGGTAGGTTCCTCGGCGTTCCTTGCCTCATTGGTCGATGCGGTCCCCACCGGCGCAAACGTTGCCTACCACGCGCGGATCGTCCGCGACAAGGCGCTCATGCGCCAGTTGATCAATGTGGCCACCGATATTGTCGGGCTCGGTTTCGCCGATCAGGAGGAGGCGGACCAGGTGCTTGAGCAGGCCGAGCAGCAGATCTTCGAGTTGTCGGAGGACCGTGTACGGCGCGCCTTCCTGCCGTTGAAGTTGATTTTGAAGGATACGTTTGAACAGGTGGAGAAGCTGTACGACCGCAGGACACAGGTCACCGGGGTCCCTACGGGGTTCGAAGATCTTGATATGAAAACGGCCGGTCTGCAGCCGTCGGAGCTGATCATCATCGCGGGCCGTCCCTCGATGGGGAAGACGAGTTTTGCCCTCAATATCGCGAGAAACGCCGCCGTCGATGAGCGGATACCGGTCGGCGTCTTCAGTCTGGAGATGTCGAAGGAACAGGTCGTCCAGCGACTACTCTCCTCGGAAGCCGAGGTCGACTCCAACCGTATCAGGACAGGGTGGCTGCGCGAGAGCGACTGGCCGAAGCTGACCAATGCGGCCGGTCACCTTTCAGAGGCGCCCATCTTTATTGACGACTCGGCCGCCCTCTCAGTTATTGAGCTTCGGGCGAAGGCGAGGAGACTGAAGGCCGAGCAGAACATTGGGATGGTGGTCATCGACTATCTCCAGCTCATCTCGGGTCGTTCCAGATCCGAGAATCGGCAGCAGGAGGTGTCGGACATCTGCCGGTCCCTGAAGGCGATGGCGAAAGAGTTGAAGGTTCCGGTCGTGGCGTTGTCGCAGCTCGCGCGGCGAACCGAGGAGCGAGAGCGCCCGCAGCTCTCGGATCTTCGGGAATCCGGAGCCATTGAACAGGACTCGGATGTCGTCGTCTTCCTGTATCGGCCCAGCTACTATCAGGCGAGAAAAGCCGGCGCCCCTGATCCGGAGCGGGATACCAAGACCGAGATCATCATCGCCAAGCAACGGAACGGCCCGACCGGGACCGTCGAGTTGGCCTTCCTGAGGGAATACGTCAAGTTCGGGCCGCTTGATCTCGTCCATCAAGAGCCGGATGAAACGGAGGAGATGTGACGGGTCCCGTTCAAGGTTCGACGTTGAACGTTGCACGTTGAACGGTTCAGCGTGCGACGGCGGGTAGAGAGGAGCGATGGCTAAAGCACAGAGCCATTACCTCTGCCAGAGCTGCGGGTATCAGACCGCTCGCTGGATGGGTCGCTGCCCTGATTGCGGGGAGTGGGCGAGCCTGTTAGAGGAGCGCGTCACGGGTGAGCGGCATGGTGCCCGTCGTAACGAGGCGCCCTCAGGGTCATCCCGCGCGACGCCGATCACCGCCGTCGATAGCTTGGCGCTCGGCCGGATGAGCACCGGTCTGACCGAGTTGGATCGTGTGCTGGGCGGGGGAATCGTTCCCGGCTCGTTTGTGCTCGTGAGTGGTGATCCCGGGATTGGCAAGTCGACCCTGCTCCTCCAGGCGTCGATGCAGATCGCGCTGAGGGATGGGGTCGTTCTGTATGTCTCCGGCGAGGAATCGCTTCAGCAGACTCGATCCAGGGCAAGCAGGCTGGGTCCACTCTCAGATCGACTGCTGCTCCTCGCTGAAACCTCTCTCCAAATCATTCTGGATCAGGCAGACCAGATCCGGCCGACCATCCTGGTCATAGATTCTATTCAGACCATCGTCTCTGACGAACTGGAGTCCCCCTCAGGCAGTCTCAGTCAGGTGCGCGAAGCGGCCGTTCGGCTGATGACGCTTGCGAAAGAAAAGGGGATCAGTACCGTCATCATCGGGCATATCACAAAGGACGGGGCCATTGCGGGTCCGAAGGCGATGGAGCACTTGGTCGATGCGGTCGTCTTTATAGAAGGGGAGGGACATCAGATTCATCGGCTGCTGCGAGCCGTAAAGAACCGCTTTGGCCCTACGCCGGAGATTGGCGTACTCGAGATGACGTCGTCCGGCCTGCGGGAGCTTGCCAACCCGTCCGAGGTATTTCTCTCGCAGCGTCCGTCGGGCGCGCCCGGCTCGGTCGTCATCCCAACCTTGGAGGGGAGTCGGCCGTTACTTGTGGAGTTGCAAGCGTTGGTGGCGGCGCCAAGCGCCCCGGTCTCCAGGCGTGTGTTCAATGGCGTGGACAGCAACCGGGGCATCCTGTTGTTGGCTATCCTGGAAAAGCGGCTTGGCCTGGCGCTCAGCGCGTGCGATGTCTATGTCAACGTTGTCGGGGGTGTGAGGGTAGGGGAGACCGCTGCTGATCTTGGTATAGCCGCAGCAGTCCTGTCAAGCGCCAGAAACCTTCCGCTGGATCCCGGACTGTGTGTGTTCGGCGAGGTCGGTTTAGCGGGCGAGGTGCGGGCTGTACCGATGGCGGAGCGACGGCTCGACGAGGCCGCCCGACTGGGATTATCGCATTGTCTGATGTCCCGACATAACCTGTGCCGAACCATGCCTGACTTTTCCTCTTTACGGGTGAGCGGACTGAGTACGGTGGAGGAGTTGACTGAGAGATTGGAGAGATGGTAGACGGGGTCAATCCACGACTGGCTATTGAACGACGGTGTTACAGCCAATGAACAATGCCGTCCTATTGTTGCATAGCGTTACATACCATACTGGCGTCTACCATTATACGAAGCGGTAGTCGATTGGAAAAGTCCATGTGTGTTTTTAAGAGAATCTTTTGACTAGTTACAAGATCCCTGCTAAAATTTATAATTAAGAATGTATAGCACAGGGACAAAAGTAGTGTATCCCACCCACGGCGTCGGGTGGATTGAGGCCATTGAAAAAAAAGAAGTTGGAGATGGACTTCAGCCATTCTACGTAGTTCGTATCATTGGGAACGGAATGACGATTCTGGTTCCCACAAAGAACGCGCAGCGGGTCGGGCTTCGAGCGGTCATCGAACCGTCGGAGATCCCGAAGGTGCTGGCGATTTTACAAAAGAATGACCTGGAGATCAGTTCAAATTGGAATCGCAGATTTAAGGATAACTTAGAGCGAATCAGGACGGGATCGGTGTTTGAGGTGGCGCTAGTGTTGCGAAAGTTGGTTCTGCTTCAGCAGGAACGCAGCCTGTCGTTCGGCGAAAAGACGATGCTGGAGAATGTCCGGAGGTTGATTGTCAGCGAGATTTCGCATGCCTCCGGGATTGACCAGGAGAGAGCAAGAGCGCTTGTCGAGCAGGCGACTAACCACA from Candidatus Methylomirabilis lanthanidiphila includes these protein-coding regions:
- a CDS encoding TPR domain-containing protein; the encoded protein is MSMIGAGRVRQRLIVLLGLVVFGQGCATVQRGGESVMRGTAPAAAVASVAITAKQEEGKAEAYYRFMRSLLAEQAGDYQAAITWQKAALEVDPRSVAMHNVLASLYMKRGDVRGAISTAEDVLALDAKNLHAHLLLAAVYQSLHNLPVAERYLREAVDLDPSRIEIYLQLAVLYREAKRLNEAIAVYRRALDVDPGSLVLRYNLGRLYLEEGQPEQAGLIFREILERDSEFNPALMALGMSLEAQGRFDEARETYRRALDDDPRNGELRERVAHLLLRQKDLEGALVEYQRLLDQEPNNSSFKLRIAFIYYEKRVYDKAVGVFQDILRQEPGNHEVRYYLGLTLEDDKRPDEALDALAQIPKESPRYPDALFHRGYILSQKERYAEASDLLSMAGALKPNEGTIPYLLGLIYFQQKSYGQAIAQLERALGLEPSNAAYLYQLGSAFERSRQIDKAETVFRKLLVVDPKNADAYNYLGYMFADEGIRLDESVALVKKALELQPDNGAFVDSLGWAYFKKGMIDEALAELKRAVELTTKEDPTIFEHLGDVYFRKQMVPEAIREWERSLAIDSANEAVQRKLGKAREVLSREER
- the ispE_1 gene encoding 4-diphosphocytidyl-2-C-methyl-D-erythritol kinase, with amino-acid sequence MKQVTLTSPSKINLFLEVLGRRDDGYHEICSIVALTELCDTIILERRTSGITIRVRDPKVPSGPDNLCHRAADLLLRHSGIHGGVSIRIEKHIPVAGGMGGGSSNAAATLWGLNLLYDLGWPREELTSLGSELGSDVPLFFCRGAAFIRGRGERVEELAALTPRWLVIANPGMEISTASVYRRLRLPLTSEKAGFTMRGLVESGQVEAALSHCFNRLEDVVLEAYPPVANLKQRLLLLGASPVLVSGSGPTVFGVMREAKAAKRVASSLVESGIAAVACRTLEKNPLLTTER
- a CDS encoding ribose-phosphate pyrophosphokinase, whose protein sequence is MADRLILFSGNANPALSQEIADYLDTPLGDAEVTRFADDEILVQIFENVRGADVFVIQPTCRPVNENLMELLVIIDALKRASAWRITAVMPYYGYGRQDRKVQPRVPITAKLVADLLTAAGVHRVLTMDLHAGQIQGFFTTPVDHLYAAPVLLRFFEERRLRDAVVVSPDAGGVERARAFAKRLGSPLAFIDKRRTGPNEAKVMNIVGDVDGRDVIIVDDMIDTAGTLTQAVPALLEKGAKRIFAGCTHPVLSGPAVERIDGSVLEEVVVTNTIPLPKGSTYKKLTVLSVAPLLGEAIRRIHKEESVSSLFV
- a CDS encoding 50S ribosomal protein L25 (General stress protein CTC); amino-acid sequence: MEQAVLKGQVRTQFGTGAAKRLRRQRLIPAIVYGGESGPTAVTINPLEMMKLLGGGGGENVLITLALDGDGERSRTVIVKGLQRDPVRGGPLHADFLEVSMQRKIKVQIPLRLTGEAVGVKLKGGLLEQHLREVTVECLPGAILSHIEVDISQLDLGHSIHVRELTIAGDIRVLDDPARPVVTVLIQRVVAEGAAAATEEKTAEPEVVGKKEAKEVKEGK
- a CDS encoding peptidyl-tRNA hydrolase; this encodes MGLGNPGQEYERSRHNVGFWVVDTLADRLGVAVTRCRYRSLFARGLLHGSQVLLAKPLTFMNESGFSVSRWQQALRLEPGRIIVVHDDLDLPLSQLRVKAGGGDGGHRGVRSVVEAIGSSDFLRVRVGVGRPREGRDAATHVLESFDEREGEMMRGAVQRATDAVETLVQDGLDAAMNRYNVRGVRQACMA
- the rpsF gene encoding 30S ribosomal protein S6 — its product is MTRYEVIMILDPALTEDGVEAGIGGVREIVVKKGGQVLEVQKWGKKRLAYEVKKRREGQYVLMKVEGMGGVVADLDRHFRITEAVLKGTVVRAEEPRRGRFKAKSHATLEGSTVTTTQEVGDGEFQ
- a CDS encoding single-stranded DNA-binding protein, giving the protein MVSFNKVILLGNLTRDPELRHTPGGMTVCNFDLAVNRSFTTKGGERREEVCFITVVVWDKQAQTCAEFLSKGRQALVEGRLQQRSWDTPDGQKRSKYEVVAERVQFVGGRKDTALSEEEPPRSGEEEEVPF
- a CDS encoding 30S ribosomal protein S18 yields the protein MLKKRRSFRRQKVCKWCVDKIEFVDFKDAKRLRNFITDRGKIIPRRISGNCAGHQRELGGAIKRARSIALLPFAADLL
- a CDS encoding 50S ribosomal protein L9 encodes the protein MKIVLLERVEKVGSAGDQVEVADGYARNFLIPTRKAVAATSANMKSLNHLVRQNAEREEKLRRAAEMTAGRIAELHCVIARRAGEQDRLFGAVTNQDICAALAAQGLEMDRRKIVLQEPIKALGSYTIPIRLHPEVVGELRLTVEREEG
- a CDS encoding replicative DNA helicase yields the protein MGQRSMRESTLDRRETAGERIPPQNLEAEMSVLGAVLQSSEAFMKCLEVLRPDQFYRDAHRKIFAAATVLFGRGEPVDLITITNELRRRGELDEVGSSAFLASLVDAVPTGANVAYHARIVRDKALMRQLINVATDIVGLGFADQEEADQVLEQAEQQIFELSEDRVRRAFLPLKLILKDTFEQVEKLYDRRTQVTGVPTGFEDLDMKTAGLQPSELIIIAGRPSMGKTSFALNIARNAAVDERIPVGVFSLEMSKEQVVQRLLSSEAEVDSNRIRTGWLRESDWPKLTNAAGHLSEAPIFIDDSAALSVIELRAKARRLKAEQNIGMVVIDYLQLISGRSRSENRQQEVSDICRSLKAMAKELKVPVVALSQLARRTEERERPQLSDLRESGAIEQDSDVVVFLYRPSYYQARKAGAPDPERDTKTEIIIAKQRNGPTGTVELAFLREYVKFGPLDLVHQEPDETEEM
- a CDS encoding DNA repair protein RadA, with amino-acid sequence MAKAQSHYLCQSCGYQTARWMGRCPDCGEWASLLEERVTGERHGARRNEAPSGSSRATPITAVDSLALGRMSTGLTELDRVLGGGIVPGSFVLVSGDPGIGKSTLLLQASMQIALRDGVVLYVSGEESLQQTRSRASRLGPLSDRLLLLAETSLQIILDQADQIRPTILVIDSIQTIVSDELESPSGSLSQVREAAVRLMTLAKEKGISTVIIGHITKDGAIAGPKAMEHLVDAVVFIEGEGHQIHRLLRAVKNRFGPTPEIGVLEMTSSGLRELANPSEVFLSQRPSGAPGSVVIPTLEGSRPLLVELQALVAAPSAPVSRRVFNGVDSNRGILLLAILEKRLGLALSACDVYVNVVGGVRVGETAADLGIAAAVLSSARNLPLDPGLCVFGEVGLAGEVRAVPMAERRLDEAARLGLSHCLMSRHNLCRTMPDFSSLRVSGLSTVEELTERLERW